TTTTCGTTACTGACAATAAGTTTATATTCCCTACCTGCTTTTTCATAACAATTGTAAATAAACTGAGAACATACCATAGGATGTGAACCTTTATAGACTCCTTTATTAATAAGTACTATTAGATCACTAATGATGTGTTTCATCAAAGGAATCAATAATTTTTGAAGCGTAGGACTTATTAAAGACTTTTTAAATAATATAAATAAGCCGACAAATACCAAATCCATTTTTGTATAGGGTTCTTTATTGGCAACATAATTTTTCCCAATATTAAGAACCGTAGACATGTCCTCTTTAAAAGGGGTAAGCCTCATTATTGTAATCTTACGGTTAACTATTCTATCTTTTATTGAATTAATCTGTGCATAAGGTGGAATTTCCTCAATAATCTCATTATAATCATAATATGACATAGCGGCATGACTTACAGGTGATTTGGTAATTGAAGCTATTAATTTTGATTCCCAGTCTTCAGTGGGTGAAAACAACAGTATATCCCCCTGCTTTAAATCCTTTATTTTTATTGTTTTAATATTACTCATTTATTCTCCTCCAATCTTATATTTATTCTCAGGAATCTCAAAGGATATGCTTGTCCCATATGATAATTTACTTACAATTTTTAATTTTGACTGATAACACTTCATTAATCTAAAACTTACATTTTTAAGTCCTACTCCTGATATGGAATCTCTATTATGGAGTAATTGTGAAATCACTTCTTTCCCTATACCTTTTCCATTATCTGAAACAATTATTTCCAAATTATTATCCTTTTTTGAAACCTTAATATTTATTGTTATTCCATAAGAGTTTAAACCATGCTTAATTGAATTTTCTACAATAGGCTGTATTAACAACTGAGGAATTGGAGTGGACATATATTCTTCTTTTATATCTACAGTCAGATTAATGGAATCATTAAATCTTGTATTTTCAATTTTTACATAGGATTTTATCAAATCAATTTCCTCTCTTAAGGAATAAAATACATTCCTTCGATAATCAAATTTATGTTTTACCCTTAAAAAATCACAAAAATGCAAAATTAAATCTTTTGATTTAGATACGGATTCATCCATAAGACAATATATGTTATTTAAAGTATTGAAAAAAAAATGTGGTGCTATTTGTGCCTGCAAAAATGCAATTTCCATATCTTTTGCTTTATTTGAACTTTTAAAGGCATCAATTACATCCACAGACAATACATATATTTCACATAATAAAAAGAATAAAAGTCCCAATATATAATTACTTGAGGAAAAATAGATATTTACATAATTATTAGTATATAAAATATCAACAATTGTAGTAAAGATCATACCAGCAATTCCTATTAACAAAAGCCATGCAAATTTGCGTTTTTTAAAAATTGATTTTACTAATGTTATCATTGCTGCCAAACAATTAACTATTAGTATGGTCATATAAATCACATCACTATAACCAAAGATTTTAATTGGTGTTAAAATTATCAAGCCTAAATAAATAAAATTTATTAAATTTATCAATATAAAACTGGATCTATTTGATTCATTAGGGTAAATTGATTTTATAAACAGCTGTAGGGATATATTTATACCCATATAAGATAAATATTCCAATTTAGATATGACATTAAAGGATATATTTTTAAACACGTAATATATAATATTAACATCAAGAATTGACT
This window of the Clostridium kluyveri DSM 555 genome carries:
- a CDS encoding sensor histidine kinase, which encodes MHNKDIAKIILAIILTAIFLIYLRLFNGISYEKDIKANLGYMDLSSADFDNDIIILQGKWEFYPYEFRTSNFEPINYIDVPNQWNNYTYNGRKMNTYGCGTYRLRLKVPEKGLYCLKINFISSAYKLIINNEKIIVNGAVNNSYVNEIPSWKLRVVPFYTQSKDIEIIIQVSNYHHNKGGIINNIVFGRFNVVDNIASINMIKSALIIGVFAGLGFYLLLLYKLESRKYTYMYLALFCISSIILESILDVNIIYYVFKNISFNVISKLEYLSYMGINISLQLFIKSIYPNESNRSSFILINLINFIYLGLIILTPIKIFGYSDVIYMTILIVNCLAAMITLVKSIFKKRKFAWLLLIGIAGMIFTTIVDILYTNNYVNIYFSSSNYILGLLFFLLCEIYVLSVDVIDAFKSSNKAKDMEIAFLQAQIAPHFFFNTLNNIYCLMDESVSKSKDLILHFCDFLRVKHKFDYRRNVFYSLREEIDLIKSYVKIENTRFNDSINLTVDIKEEYMSTPIPQLLIQPIVENSIKHGLNSYGITINIKVSKKDNNLEIIVSDNGKGIGKEVISQLLHNRDSISGVGLKNVSFRLMKCYQSKLKIVSKLSYGTSISFEIPENKYKIGGE